From the genome of Apodemus sylvaticus chromosome 3, mApoSyl1.1, whole genome shotgun sequence, one region includes:
- the Fam166b gene encoding LOW QUALITY PROTEIN: protein FAM166B (The sequence of the model RefSeq protein was modified relative to this genomic sequence to represent the inferred CDS: inserted 3 bases in 3 codons; substituted 4 bases at 4 genomic stop codons), with product MAMVNTFIPGLSPENPHYIPGYTGHCPLLRFSMGQTYGQVTGQLLRGPPGLAWPPAHRTLLPPIQSPRSPVISRRRPPPRHGHERLSSSLIPGYTGFIPQAKFMFAKNCNQVWAEAMSEFTLRCGEQESLELPEEAKGEEEVEKDQGPEAGEPLLEQKLVPVSPYSMDDTDPRKFFMSGERKRVETEGAGRPQDVLTRHLPXPQASLATCPVPASSLAPVSLCSPTRRCRNLGRRAHGAGRRRTPKLFPHSPDPTFRIWVXSLTMEATCQVRRGCERLREGGVQCAGGVLREPEXTDREXPILXFSFREXGELGADFKGQIRETMQLAKSXVVFSHLWLYMTDSLGHTGYKFRFGGTFGHLTHDAVGLSITQKQLPA from the exons ATGGCTATGGTCAACACTTTCATCCCAGGGCTCAGCCCTGAGAATCCGCATTATATTCCAGG GTACACTGGACACTGCCCGCTACTTCGGTTCAGCATGGGCCAGACCTATGGGCAGGTGACCGGTCAGCTACTCCGAGGCCCTCCTGGTCTAGCCTGGCCTCCTGCTCACCGCACACTTCTGCCTCCCATCCAGTCTCCAAGGTCTCCTGTGATCTCCAGGAGGAGGCCACCTCCCAGGCACGGGCATGAAAGGCTCAGCTCCAGTCTGATCCCTGGGTATACAG GTTTTATACCACAGGCGAAGTTCATGTTTGCTAAGAACTGCAACCAGGTTTGGGCCGAAGCTATGAGTGAGTTTACACTAAGGTGCGGGGAGCAGGAGAGCCTCGAACTGCCCGAGGAAgccaagggagaggaagaggtggagaaaGACCAAGGGCCGGAGGCAGGGGAGCCactgctggagcagaagctggTACCC GTTTCCCCCTACTCCATGGATGATACAGACCCCCGGAAGTTCTTCATGTCAGGTGAGAGGAAGCGGGTCGAGACCGAAGGCGCGGGTCGACCCCAGGATGTCCTGACTcggcatctcc tcccccaggcttcACTGGCTACGTGCCCCGTGCCCGCTTCCTCTTTGGCTCCAGTTTCCCTGTGCTCACCAACCAGGCGCTGCAGGAATTTGGGCAGACGTGCTCACGGGGCGGGGCGCAGAAGGACCCCAAAGCTCTTTCCCCACTCCCCAGACCCAACTTTCAGAATCTGGGTCTAGTCCCTCACTATGGAGGCTACGTGCCAGGTGAGAAGAGGCTGTGAGAGGCTTCGGGAAGGCGGGGTGCAGTGCGCAGGCGGGGTGCTCAGGGAACCGGAATAAACCGATAGAG GTCCGATCCTGTGATTTAGCTTTAGAG ACGGGGAGTTGGGAGCAGATTTTAAAGGGCAGATTAGAGAGACTATGCAACTGGCTAAGAGTTAAGTGGTTTTTTCACACCTCTGGCTATACATGACAGACTCTCTTGGCCACACAGGATATAAGTTCCGGTTTGGAGGCACATTTGGGCATCTTACCCATGATGCTGTGGGCCTCAGCATTACTCAGAAACAGCTGCCGGCCTAA